The proteins below are encoded in one region of Drosophila santomea strain STO CAGO 1482 chromosome 2R, Prin_Dsan_1.1, whole genome shotgun sequence:
- the LOC120444334 gene encoding uncharacterized protein LOC120444334 isoform X1 has product MMEALDQQQAKLTSNRDDGEAGTGSETGSGAGTGGGAAAGEEDDIEELHYVLDLAKEESESHQHGENNNAEENEDGKPKKNDDVIDLAMANGQGFSDTPEEETAGTEETEQSEESLLHLRKSTETTVDLETLSSSANCLTTAPPSTDLVKQELVEDNPEELPEADSIPLTDQFLKDIKLKTEVEDKTDSLSDNHMEFLSDSEDQPADTLEANHESETDEKVVQFLPKESDSNEVEEKYFPSANDDSESEIEEKVYTPPVIHLETDSESGEKEFLSIKDNESPALEIEGETAESQFSKDLYKNDVDENVSPIAPEVDDTASQPTVVPSLEGSDTVDSPSLTMDVDLPSSEDGAPPSVIKIESDLEDEAHSDSVKLKEHTVEVVPLIKLNGAHKALKEEKLVDEEMVEPGQELEDPKELSVITNHTGNNTKEEDTSASQVPSLSVILPVRTSRSRSTSSRSSTVSSASQPQLVIDHPESEHNAKPPTLKLSLKRRRSKSSSVSQSDKQTKMESGGSVSSLLLQRLQGNANVGPPVASTESLQVRSCAKCNLQFEFESFQQLNKHQAQCSGIQSTSSPQLPQKQERFFRCAQCSTVHQCWHFFLHMREVHQRYICLYCNHVYPSVEKLSLHLENKHDIDQSHFAKDAWEEQQKTEDRARHLVCCTCQATFVQGSEFEDHDCSQLMQPCALCNQKSGHAIGCKNNKRKPSRRRRKVRRPPETPLPIPQEPVEQPMLVEAIPEQQPQQLQLPSDMQNLFPTENIPAPEPVEDPPAPPIPKLVVPKIMLRVPKEFQKSVDAALSSTDTEDEELETAQPVEEAVSAPTEELPFDAPPPPPPALSFDDSTASKLNRVLAELERTKLDIERTKADIITKKQSKVIMANAHLENVVPQVVDPPQHLQPQQEEQRRWSLTPPASPHNNHVNLPEPPPALITEFQDQPDAVRRNSLGSDCMDIDDSLNGPEMEDSRDSTGEQKESLEPAQPLQELQPVDEPLAIQPLPPADGIMVAGADTHTVDLQLDRPLDRFSMVDFVRLCLKSVYSLCLYCNHARRIAVNVKQLVLHLIGQHRFTATVDSITAEELYAETIVAKLKSFLPHLENEYMNAASCCSLENGKYVEPFNERIYECFTCRFVTSTHKELYTHNRRLHIKSNIMCVMCQTNFYSYSEILCHICPGEVAGSVYDLQFRCCLCDMAPLPSAFRLMVHLRKQHQACDICLEDCQSQAKLSSHVWKHKLLHLCYRCGIAYRNKQDISKHLFWKHGTESAGCKQCLQKRWRHVYHFCVPPAEFPCEQCGFVFSKAIYLEVHQRMHSGDFRYACTEESCEEKFVSRKLLLKHASSHVAKELPQAASMEQANDATSAPKLEEIKEELEDGEDKKEGTQNNEKLFSESETNKESTKKEEPDRIENAKEPPVCKSENRKRRKKSKRNKESLEDLNLIAPNLSESDSSDDSDSDAPRSSHQEQPKLPMRSSVDDLDMPKVMLSPSSESDADELDGKSKLEDKEKLSDGSKEEKALDADDESEPKKEEDQVDVSIWKNLLQNQAVAIPEEQAVKEEDREDLAILPPAKLHVAWSDHDYCKLHRTPPPSPVKQKSANKSSIKTPGENASSDSDSSSSSSSSDSDSSSCSCGSNCSCSSSNSSSSSDNSDDSDSSTARGSPQKRSRKKSLKVKKSSESLKNGHNGPNEQDQVEETTAVNENNNPVAPPSPKPPMYNESDFDTAFSDTDEEFYDSHPQKLANELLTQKREALMAEHAPLRPSNNYDIVENSRPSTPSLPEEASAFADKREKVRNKKKKRERKSTSKTGKLQPMASTPLPMDRIAGMPGMIPPLEPPTPIQSHPESSLFPVTPLTHRQLQSSMTRMSEGSSCSDADAQLKRSKRQRRPNKFYGYTSDDENMSAVLAPPLQVGMQLIKPQPPPQLTWAKEDLPTPPKQRNRNNNNSSHHHHSHSNGGTSLAGSSRKRSKQRSLLGTGGSRSAKRHKPDREDHLPPIPTLKIRPSLLPTTAPPSDSSESSSDDDEAEVNVTSVVPTSQPAPPPVLPTPLPVALPVPPPPPPAATAFNQPIPPALLPNPGFATLQYFKANNIRYPIRPPAGARLAREGESVYCYCRCPYDEVSEMIACDGDNCLIEWFHFECVGIMVAPQGKWFCAECRPKYSEGIYQGAKPQ; this is encoded by the exons AAGCGAGAGCCACCAACATGGGGAGAACAACAACGCTGAGGAAAATGAGGATGGAAAGCCGAAAAAGAACGATGACGTGATAGATTTAGCCATGGCAAATGGCCAGGGTTTCAGCGACACGCCGGAGGAAGAGACCGCCGGAACGGAAGAGACAGAGCAGTCAGAGGAATCTCTTCTCCATCTAAGAAAAAGCACAGAGACAACAGTCGATTTAGAAACTCTCTCAAGTTCAGCAAACTGCTTGACAACTGCTCCTCCCTCTACAGATCTCGTAAAGCAAGAGCTGGTCGAAGACAATCCAGAGGAACTCCCAGAAGCAGACAGCATCCCACTTACAGATCAGTTCTTAAAGGATATCAAACTGAAGACCGAAGTGGAGGACAAAACTGATTCCTTAAGTGATAACCATATGGAGTTCTTATCTGATTCAGAAGATCAGCCAGCGGATACTTTAGAGGCAAATCATGAGTCGGAAACGGATGAAAAGGTAGTCCAATTCCTGCCAAAGGAATCAGACAGCAATGAAGTcgaagaaaaatattttccatctGCTAATGATGATTCTGAAAGCGAAATCGAGGAAAAGGTGTACACCCCACCGGTGATACATCTAGAAACAGATTCGGAAAGCGGGGAAAAAGAGTTTTTATCCATTAAAGATAATGAGAGTCCAGCTTTGGAGATCGAAGGGGAGACAGCTGAGTCTCAGTTTTCAAAAGATCTTTACAAAAATGACGTTGATGAAAATGTTTCCCCTATAGCGCCAGAAGTGGATGATACTGCATCGCAACCTACTGTTGTACCTTCTTTAGAAGGATCCGACACAGTGGATTCTCCTTCGCTGACAATGGATGTGGATCTTCCAAGCAGCGAAGACGGAGCGCCCCCCAGTGTTATTAAAATCGAGTCTGATTTGGAAGATGAAGCACACAGTGATAGTGTCAAGTTAAAAGAACATACTGTTGAGGTCGTTCCGTTGATTAAGCTGAATGGGGCTCATAAGGCTTTGAAAGAAGAAAAGCTCGTGGACGAGGAGATGGTGGAACCCGGCCAAGAGCTGGAAGACCCCAAGGAACTGTCTGTGATAACAAACCACACTGGCAACAACACTAAGGAGGAGGACACTTCCGCTTCTCAGGTGCCATCGCTCTCTGTGATTCTACCTGTTCGTACGAGTCGTAGCAGAAGCacaagcagcaggagcagcaccgTAAGCTCTGCTTCGCAGCCGCAGCTGGTGATCGATCATCCGGAGAGTGAGCACAATGCCAAACCGCCGACCCTGAAGCTTTCCCTAAAGCGCAGGCGCAGCAAGAGTTCCTCCGTTAGCCAATCCGATAAACAAACAAAGATGGAGTCAGGTGGCTCCGTTTCCTCGCTGCTTCTGCAACGCCTTCAGGGCAATGCCAATGTGGGTCCGCCTGTCGCCTCTACGGAATCGCTACAAGTCCGTAGTTGTGCAAAGTGCAATTTGCAGTTCGAGTTCGAAAGCTTTCAGCAGCTGAACAAGCACCAGGCTCAGTGCAGCGGGATCCAAAGCACGAGCAGTCCCCAGTTACCACAGAAGCAGGAGCGCTTCTTTCGGTGCGCCCAGTGTAGCACCGTTCACCAGTGCTGGCACTTTTTTCTCCACATGCGAGAAGTCCACCAGCGTTACATTTGCTTATATTGTAACCATGTGTATCCCAGTGTAGAAAAGCTGTCGCTGCATCTAGAAAACAAGCATGACATCGACCAGAGCCACTTCGCTAAGGATGCGTGGGAAGAGCAGCAGAAAACGGAGGATAGAGCAAGGCATCTCGTTTGTTGCACATGTCAAGCCACTTTTGTCCAGGGCTCTGAGTTTGAGGATCACGATTGCTCCCAACTGATGCAGCCGTGTGCTTTGTGCAATCAAAAAAGTGGCCATGCCATTGGTtgcaagaacaacaaacggAAGCCTTCGAGAAGGCGGCGAAAGGTCCGTAGACCACCGGAAACGCCACTGCCGATTCCTCAGGAGCCGGTTGAACAACCCATGCTCGTGGAAGCAATACCGGAGCAACAGCCACAACAGTTGCAGCTCCCATCGGACATGCAGAATCTTTTCCCTACAGAAAACA TTCCAGCGCCAGAACCCGTGGAAGATCCTCCAGCGCCTCCCATTCCCAAGTTGGTTGTGCCCAAAATTATGTTGCGGGTGCCTAAGGAATTTCAGAAGTCTGTGGATGCAGCCCTCAGCAGTACGGATACGGAGGACGAGGAGTTAGAAACGGCACAGCCGGTGGAAGAAGCAGTGTCGGCACCAACCGAGGAGCTACCTTTTGATGcaccgcctcctccaccgccaGCGCTTAGCTTCGATGACTCGACTGCGTCTAAGCTAAATCGTGTACTGGCGGAACTGGAGCGCACCAAGCTGGACATTGAGCGAACCAAGGCGGATATAATTACCAAAAAGCAGTCAAAGGTTATTATGGCCAATGCacatttggaaaatgttgtgCCACAGGTTGTAGATCCTCCTCAGCACCTGCAGCCACAGCAAGAGGAACAGCGTCGTTGGTCACTAACGCCACCTGCGTCGCCCCACAACAATCACGTCAATCTTCCAGAACCTCCCCCAGCTTTAATTACTGAATTTCAAGATCAGCCCGATGCAGTGCGTCGCAACAGTCTCGGCAGTGATTGCATGGACATAGATGATAGTTTGAATGGACCAGAGATGGAAGATAGTAGGGATTCTACGGGGGAACAAAAGGAATCTCTGGAGCCAGCCCAACCCTTGCAGGAACTCCAACCTGTTGACGAACCGCTTGCCATTCAGCCGCTTCCACCCGCCGACGGCATAATGGTAGCTGGAGCTGACACTCACACGGTGGATCTGCAACTGGATCGTCCTCTCGATCGGTTTTCAATGGTGGATTTTGTGCGTTTGTGCTTAAAATCAGTGTACTCCCTATGCCTATATTGCAATCATGCCCGAAGGATCGCGGTAAATGTAAAGCAGTTGGTGCTTCATTTAATAGGCCAGCACAGATTTACAGCCACAGTGGATAGCATTACGGCTGAGGAACTATACGCAGAGACCATTGTAGCAAAACTAAAAAGCTTTCTTCCGCACTTGGAAAACGAGTATATGAATGCGGCCAGTTGTTGCAGTTTGGAAAATGGCAAGTACGTAGAGCCGTTCAACGAGCGAATATACGAGTGCTTCACCTGCCGTTTTGTGACCTCCACTCACAAGGAGCTGTACACCCACAACAGAAGACTGCACATTAAGTCAAACATAATGTGCGTCATGTGTCAAACTAACTTCTATAGCTACAGCGAGATTTTGTGTCATATTTGTCCAGGCGAGGTAGCCGGAAGTGTTTACGATCTTCAGTTCCGTTGCTGTCTCTGCGATATGGCTCCATTGCCCTCCGCCTTTAGACTAATGGTGCATCTGAGGAAGCAGCACCAGGCTTGCGACATCTGTCTAGAGGATTGCCAGAGCCAAGCGAAACTGTCGTCTCACGTGTGGAAGCACAAGTTGCTACACTTGTGCTATCGCTGTGGTATCGCGTATCGCAACAAGCAGGATATCTCAAAGCATCTGTTCTGGAAGCACGGAACGGAGAGTGCAGGATGCAAGCAATGTCTACAAAAGCGCTGGCGCCATGTCTACCACTTCTGTGTACCGCCCGCAGAATTTCCATGCGAGCAATGCGGGTTCGTCTTCAGCAAAGCCATATACCTGGAAGTACATCAAAGAATGCATTCAGGCGATTTCCGCTATGCGTGCACAGAGGAGAGCTGCGAAGAGAAATTCGTTTCGCGCAAGCTCTTGCTAAAGCATGCCAGCAGTCATGTCGCGAAGGAACTGCCTCAAGCGGCTTCCATGGAGCAGGCGAATGATGCCACTTCGGCTCCAAAGTTGGAGGAAATAAAGGAGGAGCTAGAAGATGGCGAGGATAAAAAAGAAGGAACacaaaataatgaaaagcTCTTTTCCGAATCGGAAACCAATAAAGAGTCCACCAAGAAGGAGGAACCGGACCGCATTGAGAATGCAAAAGAGCCGCCAGTCTGTAAATCTGAGAATAGAAAACGGCGCAAGAAGTCGAAGCGCAACAAGGAATCCTTGGAGGACCTTAATCTCATCGCACCCAATCTCTCCGAGTCGGATAGCAGTGATGACAGTGATTCAGATGCGCCGAGAAGCAGCCACCAAGAGCAGCCTAAGCTGCCAATGCGATCCTCTGTGGATGATCTGGATATGCCCAAGGTGATGCTGTCGCCATCCTCTGAGAGTGACGCCGATGAACTTGATGGCAAATCTAAACTGGAAGATAAGGAAAAACTTTCAGACGGCTCTAAAGAAGAAAAGGCTCTTGATGCCGATGATGAATCGGAGCCCAAGAAGGAGGAAGATCAAGTGGATGTTTCAATTTGGAAAAACCTCCTTCAAAATCAGGCGGTGGCCATCCCGGAAGAGCAGGCGGTTAAGGAGGAGGACAGGGAAGACTTAGCCATTCTTCCGCCCGCAAAACTTCACGTTGCCTGGTCTGATCACGATTATTGCAAATTGCACCGCACACCACCACCCTCACCCGTGAAACAAAAGTCCGCTAACAAATCATCAATCAAAACGCCTGGTGAGAATGCCTCAAGTGATAGCGACAGTTCAAGTAGCTCCAGCTCGTCAGACTCCGATTCCTCGAGCTGTTCGTGCGGCTCCAACTGTAGCTGTAGTTCTAGCAACAGCAGTAGTTCCAGCGACAATTCCGACGACTCGGATAGCTCTACTGCTCGTGGATCGCCGCAGAAACGGTCTCGCAAGAAATCTTTAAAGGTAAAGAAGAGCTCAGAGTCACTCAAAAACGGTCACAATGGTCCAAATGAGCAGGATCAAGTGGAGGAGACAACTGCTGTCAATGAGAACAATAATCCAGTGGCTCCACCCTCGCCCAAGCCTCCTATGTACAATGAGTCGGACTTCGATACAGCTTTCTCGGATACAGATGAAGAGTTCTACGACTCCCATCCTCAGAAACTGGCCAACGAACTGCTGACCCAAAAGCGAGAGGCTCTCATGGCCGAGCATGCCCCACTGCGGCCGAGCAACAATTACGACATTGTGGAAAACAGTCGACCATCAACTCCATCTCTTCCGGAGGAGGCTTCTGCTTTTGCTGACAAGCGGGAAAAGGTGAGgaacaagaaaaagaagcggGAACGAAAGTCTACGAGTAAAACTGGCAAGCTACAGCCGATGGCTAGTACACCCCTACCCATGGATAGGATAGCCGGAATGCCTGGAATGATTCCGCCCCTGGAGCCGCCTACTCCTATACAGTCACATCCAGAATCTTCTCTGTTCCCTGTAACGCCACTTACCCATCGTCAACTGCAATCGTCCATGACCAGGATGAGTGAGGGTAGCAGCTGCTCCGATGCCGATGCCCAGTTGAAGCGTTCGAAACGCCAGCGACGGCCCAACAAGTTCTACGGCTATACAAGCGACGACGAAAACATGAGCGCCGTTCTAGCGCCACCGCTACAGGTGGGAATGCAGCTTATCAAACCGCAGCCACCACCACAGTTGACCTGGGCCAAGGAGGATCTGCCCACACCGCCTAAGCAGCGAAACAGGAATAACAATAACAGTAGCCACCATCATCACTCACACAGCAATGGCGGAACTTCATTGGCAGGCTCCTCGCGGAAGAGAAGCAAACAGCGTTCGCTTCTCGGCACAGGAGGATCTCGCTCAGCCAAGCGTCACAAGCCCGATCGAGAGGATCACTTGCCACCCATTCCGACTCTCAAAATCCGGCCTAGCCTGTTGCCCACCACTGCTCCACCGTCGGACAGCAGTGAAAGCAGCTCTGATGATGACGAGGCGGAGGTTAATGTGACCAGTGTGGTCCCGACTTCACAACCAGCGCCACCTCCAGTTTTGCCAACTCCTCTACCGGTGGCTTTGCCAgttccaccaccaccaccgccagcGGCCACTGCTTTCAATCAACCCATACCACCAGCACTGCTGCCCAATCCCGGATTCGCCACACTGCAGTACTTCAAGGCGAACAACATAAGGTATCCCATTCGACCGCCGGCGGGAGCGCGCCTCGCTCGTGAAGGAGAATCGGTGTACTGCTACTGTCGCTGTCCGTACGACGAGGTCTCTGAGATGATCGCATGCGACGGGGACAACTGTCTTATCGAGTGGTTCCACTTTGAGTGCGTGGGCATTATGGTGGCGCCGCAGGGCAAGTGGTTCTGCGCCGAGTGCAGGCCCAAGTACTCAGAGGGTATCTATCAGGGCGCCAAGCCCCAATGA